Proteins found in one Nostoc sp. NIES-3756 genomic segment:
- the gyrA gene encoding DNA topoisomerase (ATP-hydrolyzing) subunit A, whose product MTTSQERIIPTDLRNEMSRSYLEYAMSVIVGRALPDARDGLKPVHRRILYAMHELGLTHDRPFRKCARVVGEVLGKYHPHGDTAVYDALVRMAQDFSMRSPLINGHGNFGSVDNDPPAAMRYTECRLQALTSAALLQDIESETVDFADNFDGSQQEPTVLPSRIPQLLLNGSSGIAVGMATNIPPHNLGELIDGLVAVIHNPEITDLQLMQYIPGPDFPTGAQILGTGAIKEAYTTGRGSITMRGVANIETIEHRGRPDREAIIITELPYQTNKAALIEKIAELVNDKRIEGIADIRDESDRDGMRIVIELKRDAYPRVVLNNLYKQTPIQANFGANMLALVNGEPQILTIKQFLEVFLDFRIESITRRTRYELRKAEERDHLLQGLLIALSHLDAIIQLIRGASDTPTAKGELITTYMLSEVQADAILQMQLRRLTALEADKIRQEHEDLQTQIADLQDILAKRERILEIIETEITDIKTRFATPRRTVITHAEGEIDDRDLIANEKAIILLTEQGYIKRMPVNTFEAQSRATRGKAAAKVKDDDTVEHFLTCCDHDSVLFFSDRGVVYCLKAYQIPVGSRTSRGTPIVQLLPIPKEEKITSIVPVDEFSSDEYLVMLTKGGNIKKTELAAFSNIRANGLIAISLEEGDQLRWVRRARVEDSVIVGSRLGMAIHFRCNHEQLRPLGRATRGVKSMKLKAGDELVGMDILPAAILDTLNTEEVEDIETEDIEIAEDTAEVPENASVGPWVLVITMGGYGKRVPVGQFRLQNRAGQGLMATKFKNRKTKDQLATLGIVNNDNEIMMVTNRGIIIRQAVNAISIQSRSATGVRVQRLDEDDAITGVAIVPPDTGDAAEVE is encoded by the coding sequence ATGACAACCTCACAGGAGAGGATTATCCCGACGGATCTGCGGAACGAAATGTCCCGGTCTTATCTGGAATACGCCATGAGTGTGATAGTGGGTAGGGCGCTACCAGATGCCAGGGATGGTCTAAAACCTGTGCATCGTCGCATCCTCTACGCCATGCACGAGTTAGGGTTAACCCACGATCGCCCATTTAGAAAATGCGCCCGTGTAGTGGGGGAAGTGTTGGGTAAATATCACCCCCACGGCGATACAGCCGTGTATGATGCCTTGGTGCGGATGGCGCAGGATTTTTCCATGCGATCGCCCCTCATTAACGGACATGGTAACTTCGGTTCTGTAGACAACGACCCCCCGGCGGCGATGCGTTATACAGAATGTCGCTTGCAAGCCTTAACCAGCGCCGCCTTACTGCAAGACATCGAATCGGAAACCGTAGATTTTGCCGATAACTTCGATGGTTCGCAACAAGAACCCACAGTTTTACCATCCCGCATCCCCCAGTTACTCCTGAATGGTTCTTCGGGGATCGCCGTAGGGATGGCGACCAACATCCCGCCCCATAACTTGGGAGAATTGATTGATGGGTTAGTCGCAGTCATTCACAACCCAGAAATCACCGACCTCCAGTTGATGCAGTACATCCCTGGCCCAGACTTCCCCACAGGGGCGCAAATCCTGGGAACAGGGGCGATTAAGGAAGCCTACACCACCGGACGCGGTTCTATCACCATGCGCGGTGTCGCCAACATCGAAACCATCGAACATCGGGGAAGACCAGATAGAGAAGCGATCATCATCACCGAATTACCATATCAAACCAACAAAGCGGCGTTAATTGAGAAAATAGCCGAGTTGGTGAACGATAAGCGGATAGAAGGCATTGCAGACATCCGGGATGAAAGCGATCGCGACGGCATGAGAATCGTTATTGAACTCAAGCGCGACGCTTACCCCCGCGTAGTTCTCAACAACCTCTACAAGCAAACGCCCATACAAGCCAACTTTGGGGCTAATATGCTGGCGTTGGTGAACGGTGAACCACAAATCCTCACCATCAAGCAATTCCTCGAAGTCTTCCTCGATTTCCGCATCGAATCAATTACCAGACGTACTCGTTACGAACTGCGGAAAGCCGAAGAACGGGATCATCTCCTGCAAGGCTTGTTAATTGCCCTATCCCATCTCGATGCAATTATCCAATTAATTCGCGGTGCTTCCGATACACCCACAGCCAAAGGTGAGTTAATCACCACCTATATGCTTTCTGAAGTCCAAGCTGATGCAATTTTGCAGATGCAGTTGCGGCGGTTAACAGCTTTAGAAGCAGATAAAATTCGGCAAGAACACGAGGACTTACAAACCCAAATAGCCGACTTACAAGATATTTTGGCAAAGCGTGAACGTATCCTCGAAATCATCGAAACCGAAATCACCGACATCAAAACCCGCTTCGCCACACCCCGACGCACAGTCATCACCCACGCCGAAGGGGAAATTGACGATCGCGACCTCATCGCCAACGAAAAAGCGATTATTCTCTTAACAGAACAAGGTTACATCAAACGGATGCCCGTCAATACCTTTGAAGCCCAAAGCCGTGCAACCAGAGGTAAAGCCGCAGCCAAAGTTAAAGATGATGATACCGTCGAACATTTCTTGACTTGTTGCGACCATGACAGCGTACTATTTTTTAGCGATCGCGGTGTCGTCTACTGTCTCAAAGCCTATCAAATCCCCGTGGGTTCCCGCACCAGTCGCGGTACACCCATCGTCCAACTCCTCCCCATTCCCAAAGAAGAAAAAATCACCTCAATTGTCCCCGTAGATGAGTTTAGCAGTGACGAATACCTAGTCATGCTCACCAAAGGCGGCAACATCAAGAAAACAGAATTAGCAGCCTTTAGTAATATCCGCGCCAACGGCTTAATCGCCATCTCCCTAGAAGAAGGCGACCAATTGCGGTGGGTACGTCGCGCCAGAGTTGAGGACAGCGTAATTGTTGGTTCTCGCTTAGGTATGGCGATTCACTTTAGATGTAACCATGAACAACTGCGTCCTCTAGGTAGGGCAACCCGTGGGGTGAAATCCATGAAACTGAAAGCAGGTGATGAACTTGTAGGCATGGATATTCTACCAGCAGCAATTCTAGATACCTTGAATACCGAGGAAGTCGAAGATATCGAAACTGAAGATATCGAAATTGCCGAAGACACCGCAGAAGTACCAGAAAACGCCAGCGTCGGCCCTTGGGTATTAGTCATCACAATGGGAGGATATGGTAAGCGGGTTCCCGTCGGGCAATTCCGCCTACAAAATCGTGCCGGACAAGGTTTGATGGCGACCAAATTTAAGAACCGCAAAACCAAAGACCAACTAGCCACCCTGGGTATCGTCAACAACGATAACGAAATCATGATGGTAACAAATCGTGGCATCATTATTCGTCAAGCGGTAAATGCCATTTCCATCCAATCGCGATCGGCCACTGGTGTTAGAGTGCAACGCCTGGATGAAGATGATGCCATTACCGGAGTAGCCATAGTTCCCCCCGACACAGGTGATGCCGCAGAAGTTGAATAA
- a CDS encoding chloride channel protein, which translates to MLPDNRDRTDQTQRRKFSQLFGLARRNPLVISQWVLRWVVVGTVCGLFAGLYWNILELLLHQLEKFTGISLLIVMPIAGLIIGLVIHFLGNPGEIAVIVDNIHFRGGRLDARKNPSMILASLVSIAAGGSAGPEAPLVQVTGSFGTWVGDRLRLQGEDLRSMSLAAMAAGFTALFGAPLGGAMFALEILHHQHIVEYYEALMPAIVASCASYLVFAFITRLGIAPTWHFPQYRLDNIDDFALAILFGIIGALAAWIFMAIFRGCNRLLTMLPGPIYIRTTIAGLGLGILAVFLPLTRYFGHEELESVLTTNFPAVFLLILALGKMASISMTVTGGWRGGFIIPLFFTGACIGKAVAILIPGLNPALAMICTMAAINAAVTRTPISTTLLLSKLANFTPFTPILFASLIGFFLAPKAPLIESQLKVQQSFEEILE; encoded by the coding sequence ATGCTACCTGATAACCGCGATCGCACAGACCAAACTCAACGCAGAAAGTTTTCACAACTTTTTGGACTAGCAAGGCGTAACCCTTTGGTAATTTCGCAGTGGGTTTTACGCTGGGTAGTGGTGGGGACTGTATGTGGTTTGTTTGCAGGTTTGTACTGGAATATTCTAGAACTTCTACTTCATCAACTAGAAAAGTTTACAGGTATAAGCCTTCTGATAGTTATGCCAATAGCTGGGTTAATTATTGGCTTAGTCATCCATTTTTTAGGAAATCCTGGGGAAATTGCTGTAATTGTTGATAATATCCATTTTCGTGGCGGACGCTTGGATGCACGCAAAAATCCGTCCATGATTCTCGCTTCTTTGGTAAGCATTGCGGCTGGGGGTAGTGCAGGGCCGGAAGCCCCATTAGTACAGGTTACAGGTTCTTTTGGTACTTGGGTAGGCGATCGCTTGCGTCTGCAAGGCGAAGACCTCAGATCCATGAGTTTAGCAGCGATGGCTGCTGGTTTTACTGCCTTATTTGGTGCGCCTTTGGGTGGGGCGATGTTTGCCTTAGAAATTCTCCACCATCAGCATATTGTGGAATACTATGAAGCTTTAATGCCAGCTATTGTTGCTAGTTGTGCTAGTTATTTAGTATTTGCCTTCATCACCCGTTTAGGAATAGCACCCACTTGGCATTTTCCCCAGTACCGTTTAGATAACATCGATGATTTTGCTTTAGCTATTCTGTTTGGTATCATTGGGGCATTGGCAGCATGGATTTTCATGGCGATTTTTCGCGGTTGTAACAGATTGTTAACGATGCTTCCCGGCCCCATATATATCCGCACCACAATAGCAGGATTGGGTTTAGGTATATTGGCAGTTTTCTTGCCCCTAACCCGCTATTTTGGACATGAAGAATTAGAGTCAGTCCTAACTACAAACTTTCCTGCTGTTTTTCTGTTGATTTTAGCCTTGGGTAAGATGGCATCTATCAGTATGACAGTCACAGGAGGCTGGCGAGGTGGGTTTATTATTCCCTTATTTTTCACTGGCGCTTGTATAGGTAAAGCAGTCGCAATTTTAATTCCGGGGCTGAATCCCGCACTGGCTATGATTTGTACAATGGCAGCTATTAATGCAGCCGTCACACGCACACCAATCAGTACAACTTTATTGTTATCAAAATTGGCTAATTTTACTCCTTTTACGCCAATTCTTTTTGCTAGTTTAATTGGCTTTTTTCTAGCACCAAAAGCACCCTTAATTGAATCTCAACTCAAGGTACAGCAATCTTTTGAAGAAATTTTAGAATGA
- a CDS encoding histone deacetylase family protein, translating to MLSVIYSDEFLDHKTGNYHPEKPERLKAIVQALKDAAFAEKIVWREPTPALENSSVMQLLVNVHSPGYINKIKEIATTGGGYLDGDTPVSPRSYDVALLAVSAWLDGINTVLTSENPAFVLARPPGHHAESDAGMGFCLFSNAAIAAYYALEMQGINRVAIIDWDVHHGNGTQAIVETNPQIAYCSLHQYPCYPGTGRATERGFHNNVLNLPVPPGSDISVYQPLWEKKVVPFLTEFQPDLLIVSAGYDANADDPLASVNLQPQDYGLFTNYCLGITRKILFGLEGGYDLDTLSQSVVATINSCLR from the coding sequence ATGTTAAGCGTTATCTATTCCGATGAGTTTCTAGACCATAAAACCGGAAATTACCACCCAGAAAAACCAGAACGGTTAAAAGCAATTGTTCAAGCTTTAAAGGATGCGGCTTTTGCGGAAAAAATTGTATGGCGTGAACCTACACCCGCACTAGAAAACTCATCGGTAATGCAGCTTTTGGTTAACGTTCATAGTCCTGGTTACATCAATAAAATCAAAGAAATTGCGACTACTGGCGGCGGTTATCTGGATGGTGATACTCCTGTTTCTCCCCGTAGCTATGATGTGGCTTTATTGGCGGTGAGTGCTTGGTTGGATGGAATTAATACGGTACTTACTTCAGAAAATCCAGCTTTTGTGCTGGCGCGTCCACCAGGACACCATGCTGAAAGTGATGCGGGGATGGGATTTTGTCTATTTTCTAATGCAGCGATCGCAGCTTATTATGCCTTAGAAATGCAAGGAATTAACCGTGTCGCTATTATCGATTGGGATGTACATCATGGTAACGGTACACAGGCGATCGTGGAAACTAATCCCCAAATTGCTTACTGTTCTCTGCATCAATACCCCTGTTATCCAGGTACAGGTAGGGCTACAGAACGCGGTTTCCATAACAATGTGTTAAATCTACCTGTTCCACCCGGTAGTGATATTAGTGTATATCAGCCATTGTGGGAGAAAAAGGTAGTCCCATTTTTAACTGAATTTCAACCAGATTTATTAATAGTTAGTGCAGGTTATGATGCTAATGCTGATGATCCTCTAGCCAGTGTTAATCTACAACCACAGGATTATGGTTTATTTACTAATTATTGTTTAGGAATAACTCGCAAAATATTATTTGGCTTAGAGGGTGGCTATGATTTAGATACCCTTTCTCAGTCTGTTGTAGCGACTATTAATAGTTGTTTGAGGTGA
- a CDS encoding alpha/beta hydrolase: protein MWKKSVGYFLGMVSSIAITTPVIAAERIEFNYPPFGDFDIATADLEVFVNEGKISKNFAFYANRANPEQLKLARDFLRTKFPLSPTLVSQFTYSPIGEKMLQRFGELIQTQNRQNGFYALRSALILSAASPEGLSLVNILKNYSSPSIRLNFSETVKTMGQLSELLQKRDVVIAKIQQIANQEATNSQSIDFNQRPNIRKSGGFNTTKITLNLHDRSRDGQSRTVLERKYDVDVYLPQSQSATSTPYPVIVISHGLADNRNGFVYLAQHLASHGFVVAALDHPVANSKQFQQFLAGIASPPRPTELIDRPLDVKYLLDELQRLSETDSRFKDKLNLQQVGVIGHSLGGYTALALAGGTFDFAKIRQECNPNRSLNISTFLQCRALDLKPDNYSVKDDRIKAIMVMNPLGSVVFGQTGMSTIPVPVMMVAGSQDIFTPAVPEQIRPFTNLPNKDKYLAVIENGTHFSAQSDLPNGENVIPVPQGLLGPERKNVHTYMNALGVAFFQTYLSDRQEYKSYLTPAYAQFISQSPLNLSLVGSGNGEAISQLLSQVYQTP from the coding sequence ATGTGGAAAAAATCTGTTGGCTATTTCTTAGGTATGGTTTCCAGTATAGCTATTACTACTCCTGTAATCGCAGCAGAACGCATTGAGTTTAATTACCCACCTTTTGGTGATTTTGATATTGCTACAGCAGATTTAGAAGTATTCGTTAATGAAGGTAAAATTTCTAAAAACTTCGCATTTTATGCCAACCGTGCTAACCCAGAACAATTAAAGCTGGCAAGGGATTTTCTTAGGACTAAATTTCCACTTTCTCCGACGCTTGTATCTCAATTCACATATTCTCCAATTGGTGAGAAAATGCTGCAACGTTTCGGAGAATTAATTCAGACTCAAAACAGACAAAATGGTTTTTATGCTCTGCGTTCTGCACTCATATTATCAGCAGCAAGTCCTGAAGGACTATCTTTAGTTAATATTCTTAAAAACTATTCTAGCCCCAGTATTCGTCTCAATTTCTCAGAAACTGTAAAGACAATGGGGCAGTTATCAGAATTACTACAAAAAAGAGATGTAGTCATTGCTAAAATTCAACAAATCGCCAACCAAGAAGCTACTAATTCACAGTCGATAGATTTTAATCAAAGACCAAATATTCGTAAATCTGGTGGATTTAATACTACAAAAATAACCCTAAACTTACATGATCGCTCTCGTGATGGGCAGTCCAGAACTGTTCTAGAACGGAAATATGATGTTGATGTTTATTTACCTCAATCGCAATCAGCAACATCAACACCTTACCCAGTCATCGTTATTTCTCACGGTTTGGCGGACAATCGCAATGGCTTTGTTTATCTCGCTCAACATTTAGCATCTCATGGTTTCGTTGTTGCTGCCCTTGACCATCCTGTAGCTAACTCTAAGCAATTTCAACAATTTTTAGCCGGAATTGCTAGTCCTCCCCGACCAACGGAATTAATTGACCGTCCTTTAGATGTCAAATACCTGTTAGATGAACTCCAACGTTTGAGCGAGACTGACTCTAGATTTAAAGATAAATTAAATCTACAACAGGTGGGTGTAATTGGACATTCCCTTGGCGGTTATACAGCTTTAGCGTTAGCGGGTGGAACCTTTGATTTTGCTAAAATTCGCCAAGAATGTAACCCTAATCGTTCCTTAAATATTTCCACATTTCTCCAATGTCGCGCCCTCGACCTCAAACCAGACAACTATTCTGTTAAAGACGATCGCATTAAAGCGATTATGGTGATGAATCCTTTAGGTAGTGTCGTTTTTGGGCAAACAGGTATGAGTACAATACCAGTTCCCGTAATGATGGTGGCTGGAAGTCAAGATATATTTACCCCCGCAGTTCCTGAACAAATTCGACCGTTTACCAACTTACCCAACAAAGATAAATACTTAGCTGTGATCGAGAATGGAACTCACTTCTCGGCACAATCAGACCTCCCAAATGGTGAAAATGTCATTCCTGTACCCCAAGGATTACTAGGCCCTGAGAGAAAAAATGTTCACACTTATATGAATGCTTTGGGTGTGGCTTTCTTCCAAACTTATCTAAGCGATCGCCAAGAATACAAGTCTTATTTAACACCTGCCTACGCTCAATTTATCAGTCAATCACCTTTAAATTTGAGTTTAGTTGGTTCTGGTAATGGAGAAGCAATTTCCCAACTGTTGAGTCAGGTTTACCAAACTCCGTAA
- a CDS encoding SDR family oxidoreductase: MDLKNKVAIITGASSGIGEATAHELDSAGVSLVLTARNQDKLEKLASKLTNATFFASEVTEPDLPQHLLETALNSFGRVDALVNNAGVMVVGTVETIDIEEICQMVRINVESAFRLAYFFAKHFKQQSNGFIVNLSSISGTTNYPTMAAYCGTKHAIESFTDCLRLELAGSGVGVGCVEPGKVATNLYQNWSDEQKQIVAIEQPLVAQDIAKAIRFILEQPSNINIGRLLITPAHQSA, translated from the coding sequence ATGGACTTAAAAAATAAAGTTGCCATCATCACTGGTGCTAGTAGTGGGATTGGTGAAGCCACTGCTCATGAATTGGATAGCGCAGGTGTTAGTCTTGTTCTCACTGCTAGAAATCAAGATAAACTTGAGAAACTCGCTAGTAAACTTACCAATGCTACTTTTTTTGCCAGCGAAGTTACAGAGCCAGATTTACCTCAACACTTATTAGAAACAGCGCTTAATTCCTTTGGACGGGTAGATGCACTGGTAAATAATGCGGGTGTGATGGTTGTTGGTACTGTAGAAACTATTGATATCGAAGAAATTTGCCAAATGGTTCGCATCAATGTAGAATCTGCATTTCGATTGGCATATTTCTTTGCCAAACATTTTAAACAACAAAGCAACGGGTTTATTGTCAATTTGTCTAGTATTTCTGGGACAACTAACTATCCTACAATGGCGGCTTATTGTGGTACAAAACACGCCATTGAGTCCTTTACCGATTGCCTACGTTTGGAATTAGCAGGTAGTGGGGTTGGTGTGGGTTGCGTTGAACCAGGGAAAGTGGCGACAAATCTATATCAAAACTGGAGTGATGAGCAAAAGCAAATAGTGGCAATAGAACAACCCCTTGTTGCTCAAGATATTGCTAAAGCCATTCGCTTCATACTCGAACAACCAAGTAACATTAATATCGGTCGTTTGTTAATCACACCCGCTCATCAATCAGCCTAA
- a CDS encoding ester cyclase, protein MTQVEQNLAIAIQFMNEGIGKANLEIFDETLDSNIIVTTGLSPAAPIQGRENYKQIFSAFADAWPVKYFVIDDIFGVDDKVVVRFTATTVFWKDYYGIKATHQIVPLKEVHILTLRDGKIVENIVSGTNFPFEYIMYPVLKDAVIGNLAVEI, encoded by the coding sequence ATGACTCAAGTCGAACAGAATTTGGCGATCGCGATCCAATTCATGAATGAAGGAATTGGCAAAGCTAATTTAGAAATATTTGATGAAACCCTAGACTCAAATATTATAGTAACAACTGGCTTAAGTCCTGCCGCACCCATTCAAGGACGGGAAAACTACAAGCAAATCTTTTCTGCCTTTGCTGATGCTTGGCCTGTGAAGTATTTTGTAATTGATGATATTTTCGGCGTTGATGACAAAGTTGTAGTCAGGTTCACAGCAACAACTGTTTTTTGGAAAGATTATTACGGTATAAAAGCCACTCATCAAATTGTACCTCTAAAGGAAGTTCATATTCTTACCTTGAGAGACGGCAAGATTGTCGAAAACATCGTGAGCGGTACAAATTTCCCCTTTGAATACATTATGTATCCAGTATTGAAGGATGCTGTGATTGGTAATTTGGCGGTAGAAATCTGA
- a CDS encoding helix-turn-helix transcriptional regulator gives MSAHRFQQILSYIHSHLDQPIQLTELARIYGISPYYFCRLFKQSMGIAPYQYVLQQRMEKAKELLQQGQYAIADIALMVGCADQSHLTKHFKKYTGVTPKYFADCRGK, from the coding sequence GTGTCAGCTCATAGATTTCAGCAAATATTAAGCTATATCCATAGCCATTTAGACCAACCAATCCAGTTAACTGAACTAGCCAGAATTTACGGTATCAGCCCATATTATTTTTGCCGATTGTTTAAGCAATCTATGGGTATCGCACCCTATCAATATGTACTTCAGCAAAGGATGGAGAAAGCTAAAGAATTACTCCAACAAGGACAATATGCGATCGCTGATATCGCCCTCATGGTTGGCTGTGCAGATCAAAGCCATTTGACCAAACACTTCAAAAAATATACCGGAGTTACACCCAAATACTTTGCCGATTGCCGTGGTAAGTAA